One region of Termitidicoccus mucosus genomic DNA includes:
- a CDS encoding autotransporter-associated beta strand repeat-containing protein produces MSAARLGLVFWLLWRAMSPLVAQTTATPVIIGDRTTTLALSGTADNYEILAGTLVQVASGNAISGNNASVSHWYLKNSGTVTTTGNSGLNFTQDASVTNLGLIESANTGATQAGVYFASTAAGDVTNSGTILGGLKGINFGNTARLNTVVNHAGALIQTSVNATNGGAIYSANNNTVAITNAGEINGALRGLHLGGASAVTNSGTITGGSGVAIWFNNTTASSTLTLDTGSVLNGDIVSNAGLLNHVVLTGSGVEDSHFIGASGDPAKGFASLTMDGTDWTLSGTVQLSGVAADTLKVAAGRLTLAGQTIFAAAAGSGITISAGGTLQIGDGGAIIWHADAGPPAIANDGAVVIASAGNYALSGDLSGSGVVVQAGAGVLALTGNNTHTGGVRVDSGTLFIDDDAKLGALAGSLALNGGAALYGADITTARAVVAGGILDTNSHAVTLTGAVSGTGALTKTGAGQLTLSNTGNNYTGDTTIVSGTLKGHVGTGLLTVQTGATYIVADGVTDAAIGAIAGNGTVDLNGANLAFNVISGTQTYAFAGALANGGASLRKTGAGTLDLGAGTALAAAFATGITVENGTLKLDNQNQIGAALILGSAVGHGLLEVDDGLAAWTKTLTLTGSGGGLSIAGGTQALTATVEGTGDFVKAGAGTLDITGATMNQTGGGTRILGGTLLGDTATIKGDLTFANDATAEFAQNTTGTLSGLITGAGHLIMNGTGELVLANSANAYTGDTTIKTGTLTGHVGQGTLTVESAGTYKVADGVTEFELAGIVGQGTVNLNAASLNFNVASGTASEFNFTGQLDGGPAAKFNKTGGGTLTLSSSVALGGGILVKDGVLRLSDESLAATTITLGDTTTAGLIAYDNPAAWTKSLTLTGSGGGFQVAASTTTTLASTAVISGSGDFVKAGAGTLDTRAATITADIAATRILDGTLLATAATLKGTLDLASATSAVEIGQTGSATLANAITGAGRLVKTGDGYLELTNAGNNYGDTTVRGGTLSGHIGVGALEVAAGATYIVAPTATSFELSAVSGSGTINLNNASLTMNVAAGATGTFAFTGALTGGDQFIKTGAGTLELQTAVALTNGAHIQDGTVTLADQSYLGAPVVLGTGTTFGFIDYTGAGEWTRALVLEGQGGGFAVRTGTLALAAAAAISGSGDLIKTGAGTLDLTAADASARTGGARVLGGTLRATAAALPGDAVVSENSILEFAQASDGAYAGSITGSGALVKTGPGTLMLSGSNSHTGGTEVREGTLAGTTGSLVGDIAVQSSATMRFEQDTDGSYDGVISGAGLIEKAGAGKVVLTGTYAGSRVMRVRDGALQGSTASLRGNIELAAATATVVFDQAADASYAGVISGAGGFEKTGAGTLTFATAQTYTGDTVLTQGTLKTGTSNVLNPASALKFTGAATFELGKTSQAVKSLSTTGGPGTIALTAAVNPAAELIVSTGRLTVADDASGDIRLLVTFEQSAVTTGTVRARLVDVQGANAASYTIDYANRAVLGAYDLKVNAAGWLLPENFSPEIPSAAALPALAGLMAKAGVDSLHQCLGEVAPVPAENAAFWLRGISREDSIHGELFDGLSVRTAGAQLGVMWPWGKHGSASSRLDAGIVATFVQARSDYKTVADIDAGAQEAGVFVTSRRGDWYADLLANVARNRYKVAMRDSSDTVRFEGWGTTVALEAGRAFATAGAGVFEPQARVMYQNTRLDETADAFKREYSFDDADSLHAQAGLRWHMSVPTWPDGAIIPSFRVAVGYEFLADSRITVMDVPFDNDLGGLDFTAGGSLMWWFNRDVGAYVNGAWTMGEVVNSTAITAGLRVNW; encoded by the coding sequence ATGTCCGCCGCCCGGCTGGGCCTCGTTTTCTGGCTGTTGTGGCGCGCGATGTCACCACTCGTGGCCCAGACCACCGCCACGCCGGTGATCATCGGAGACCGCACCACGACCCTCGCGCTCAGCGGTACCGCCGACAATTACGAAATCCTCGCCGGCACCCTCGTCCAAGTGGCATCTGGCAACGCGATTTCGGGCAACAACGCCAGCGTCTCCCACTGGTATTTGAAAAACTCCGGCACAGTCACAACCACTGGAAACAGTGGCTTGAATTTCACCCAGGACGCCAGCGTCACCAACCTCGGCCTCATCGAAAGTGCGAACACGGGCGCGACTCAGGCCGGCGTGTATTTTGCCTCCACTGCGGCGGGCGATGTCACAAACTCCGGCACCATCCTCGGCGGACTGAAAGGCATCAACTTCGGCAACACCGCCCGCCTCAACACCGTCGTCAACCACGCCGGCGCGCTCATCCAGACCTCCGTCAACGCCACCAACGGCGGCGCGATCTACTCGGCCAACAACAACACCGTCGCCATCACCAATGCCGGCGAAATCAACGGCGCCCTCCGCGGTCTCCACCTCGGCGGCGCGTCCGCCGTCACCAACTCCGGCACCATCACCGGCGGCTCCGGCGTCGCGATCTGGTTCAACAACACCACCGCCAGCAGCACCCTCACCCTCGACACCGGTTCCGTCCTCAACGGCGACATCGTCAGCAACGCGGGACTCCTCAACCACGTCGTCCTCACCGGTTCCGGCGTCGAGGACAGCCACTTCATCGGCGCGTCCGGAGATCCCGCCAAAGGCTTCGCCTCGCTCACCATGGACGGCACCGATTGGACGCTCTCCGGCACGGTGCAACTCTCCGGCGTCGCCGCCGACACGCTCAAGGTCGCCGCCGGGCGGCTCACCCTCGCCGGCCAGACGATTTTCGCCGCCGCCGCCGGTAGCGGCATCACGATTTCCGCTGGCGGCACGCTCCAAATCGGCGACGGCGGCGCGATCATCTGGCACGCCGACGCCGGCCCGCCCGCCATCGCCAACGACGGCGCCGTTGTCATCGCGTCTGCCGGCAACTACGCGCTCTCCGGCGACCTCTCCGGCTCCGGCGTCGTCGTGCAGGCAGGCGCGGGCGTGCTCGCGCTCACGGGCAACAACACCCACACCGGCGGCGTGCGCGTGGACTCCGGCACGCTCTTCATCGACGACGACGCGAAACTCGGCGCGCTCGCCGGCTCGCTCGCGCTCAACGGCGGCGCCGCGCTTTACGGCGCGGACATCACTACCGCCCGCGCCGTCGTCGCCGGCGGCATCCTCGACACCAACAGCCACGCCGTCACGCTCACCGGCGCGGTCAGCGGCACCGGCGCGCTGACGAAAACCGGCGCGGGCCAGCTCACCCTTTCAAACACCGGCAACAACTACACCGGTGACACCACCATCGTCTCCGGCACCCTCAAGGGCCACGTCGGCACGGGCCTGCTCACCGTGCAGACCGGCGCGACTTACATCGTGGCCGACGGCGTGACCGACGCCGCCATCGGCGCCATCGCCGGCAACGGCACCGTGGACCTCAACGGCGCGAACCTCGCCTTCAACGTCATCAGCGGCACGCAAACCTACGCGTTCGCCGGCGCGCTCGCCAACGGCGGCGCCAGCCTGCGCAAAACCGGTGCGGGCACGCTCGACCTCGGCGCGGGCACCGCACTCGCCGCCGCCTTCGCCACCGGCATCACGGTCGAAAACGGCACCCTCAAACTCGACAACCAAAACCAGATCGGCGCCGCTCTCATCCTCGGCTCCGCAGTCGGCCACGGCCTCCTCGAAGTCGACGACGGCCTCGCCGCCTGGACCAAAACCCTCACGCTCACCGGCTCCGGCGGCGGCCTGAGCATCGCCGGCGGCACACAGGCGCTCACCGCCACCGTCGAAGGCACCGGCGACTTCGTGAAAGCTGGCGCGGGCACGCTCGACATCACCGGCGCGACCATGAACCAGACCGGCGGGGGCACCCGCATCCTCGGCGGCACGCTCCTCGGCGACACCGCCACGATCAAAGGCGACCTCACCTTCGCCAACGATGCCACCGCCGAGTTTGCGCAAAACACCACCGGCACCCTCTCCGGCCTGATCACCGGCGCCGGCCACCTCATCATGAACGGCACCGGCGAACTTGTCCTCGCCAACAGCGCCAACGCCTACACCGGCGACACCACCATCAAGACCGGCACGCTCACCGGCCACGTCGGCCAGGGCACGCTCACGGTGGAGTCGGCCGGCACCTACAAAGTAGCCGACGGCGTGACCGAATTCGAACTGGCCGGCATCGTCGGCCAGGGCACGGTGAACCTCAACGCCGCCAGCCTGAACTTCAACGTGGCGAGCGGCACCGCCAGCGAGTTCAACTTCACCGGCCAGCTCGACGGCGGCCCCGCCGCGAAATTCAACAAAACCGGCGGCGGCACGCTCACCCTTTCCAGCTCGGTGGCCCTCGGCGGCGGCATCCTCGTAAAAGACGGCGTCCTCAGGCTCTCCGACGAAAGCCTCGCCGCCACGACCATCACGCTCGGCGACACCACCACCGCCGGCCTGATCGCCTACGACAACCCCGCCGCCTGGACCAAGTCCCTCACGCTCACCGGCTCCGGCGGCGGCTTCCAAGTGGCCGCCAGCACGACCACCACCCTTGCCTCCACCGCCGTGATCAGCGGCTCGGGCGACTTCGTCAAAGCCGGTGCCGGCACGCTCGACACCCGCGCCGCGACCATCACCGCCGACATCGCCGCGACGCGTATCCTCGACGGCACGCTCCTTGCCACCGCCGCCACGCTCAAAGGCACGCTCGACCTTGCCTCCGCCACCTCCGCCGTCGAGATCGGGCAAACCGGCAGCGCCACTCTCGCGAACGCCATCACCGGCGCGGGCCGGCTCGTCAAAACCGGCGACGGCTACCTCGAACTCACCAACGCCGGCAACAACTACGGCGACACCACCGTGCGCGGCGGCACGCTCTCCGGCCACATCGGCGTCGGCGCGCTCGAAGTCGCCGCCGGGGCAACCTACATCGTGGCGCCGACGGCGACCAGCTTCGAGCTGTCGGCGGTGTCCGGCTCGGGCACGATCAACCTGAACAACGCCAGCCTGACCATGAACGTGGCGGCGGGCGCGACCGGCACCTTCGCCTTTACCGGCGCGCTGACCGGCGGCGACCAATTCATCAAAACCGGCGCGGGCACGCTCGAACTGCAAACCGCGGTGGCCCTGACCAACGGCGCGCACATCCAGGACGGCACCGTGACGCTCGCCGACCAGTCCTACCTGGGCGCGCCCGTGGTACTCGGCACCGGCACGACCTTCGGATTTATTGACTATACCGGCGCCGGCGAGTGGACGCGCGCCCTCGTGCTCGAAGGGCAGGGCGGCGGCTTCGCGGTGCGCACCGGCACGCTCGCCCTCGCCGCCGCCGCCGCGATTTCCGGCTCGGGCGATCTCATCAAGACCGGCGCCGGCACGCTCGACCTCACCGCGGCGGACGCCTCCGCGCGCACCGGCGGGGCGCGCGTGCTCGGCGGCACCCTGCGCGCCACCGCCGCCGCGCTGCCGGGCGATGCCGTTGTATCCGAAAATTCGATACTGGAGTTCGCTCAAGCCTCGGACGGCGCCTACGCCGGCAGCATCACCGGCTCCGGCGCGCTCGTGAAAACCGGCCCCGGCACGCTCATGCTTTCCGGCTCCAACTCCCACACCGGCGGCACCGAGGTGCGCGAAGGTACGCTCGCCGGCACGACCGGCAGCCTCGTCGGCGACATCGCCGTGCAGTCCTCCGCCACGATGCGTTTCGAGCAGGACACCGACGGGTCTTACGACGGCGTCATCTCCGGCGCGGGCCTGATCGAAAAGGCCGGCGCGGGCAAGGTCGTGCTCACCGGCACCTACGCCGGCAGCCGTGTCATGCGGGTGCGCGACGGCGCGCTTCAGGGCAGCACCGCCAGCCTGCGCGGCAACATCGAGCTCGCCGCCGCCACCGCGACGGTGGTGTTTGACCAAGCCGCCGACGCGAGCTACGCCGGCGTCATCAGCGGCGCGGGCGGTTTTGAAAAGACCGGCGCGGGCACGCTCACGTTTGCCACCGCCCAGACCTACACCGGCGACACCGTTCTCACCCAGGGCACGCTCAAGACCGGCACCTCCAATGTGCTCAACCCCGCCTCCGCCCTCAAATTCACCGGCGCCGCCACGTTCGAACTGGGCAAAACCAGCCAGGCCGTCAAAAGCCTCTCAACCACCGGCGGCCCCGGCACCATCGCCCTCACCGCCGCCGTCAATCCAGCCGCCGAACTCATCGTCTCGACCGGGCGCCTCACCGTCGCCGACGACGCGTCGGGCGACATCCGCCTGCTCGTGACATTCGAGCAGTCCGCGGTCACGACCGGCACCGTCCGCGCCCGGCTCGTTGACGTGCAGGGCGCCAACGCCGCCAGCTATACCATTGACTACGCCAACCGCGCCGTGCTCGGCGCCTACGACCTCAAGGTCAACGCCGCGGGCTGGCTCCTGCCGGAGAACTTCTCACCCGAAATTCCCTCCGCCGCCGCGCTCCCCGCCCTGGCCGGGCTCATGGCCAAGGCCGGCGTGGACTCGCTCCACCAGTGCCTCGGCGAGGTGGCTCCCGTCCCGGCGGAAAACGCCGCCTTCTGGCTGCGCGGCATCAGCCGCGAGGACAGCATCCACGGCGAGCTGTTCGACGGCCTCTCCGTGCGCACCGCCGGCGCCCAGCTCGGCGTCATGTGGCCCTGGGGCAAACACGGTTCCGCCTCCTCGCGCCTCGATGCCGGCATCGTGGCGACGTTTGTGCAGGCCCGCTCCGACTACAAGACCGTGGCCGACATCGATGCCGGCGCGCAGGAGGCCGGTGTGTTTGTCACCAGCCGGCGCGGCGACTGGTATGCCGACCTGCTCGCCAACGTCGCGCGCAACCGCTACAAGGTCGCCATGCGCGACTCCTCCGACACGGTGCGTTTCGAGGGATGGGGCACGACCGTCGCGCTCGAGGCGGGCCGCGCCTTCGCCACCGCCGGCGCCGGGGTTTTCGAGCCGCAGGCGCGCGTCATGTATCAGAACACCCGGCTGGACGAAACCGCCGACGCCTTCAAGCGCGAGTATTCGTTTGACGACGCCGACTCGCTGCACGCCCAGGCCGGGCTGCGCTGGCACATGTCCGTCCCGACTTGGCCCGACGGCGCGATCATCCCCTCGTTCCGCGTCGCGGTCGGCTATGAGTTTCTCGCCGACAGCCGCATCACGGTCATGGACGTGCCGTTTGACAATGACCTGGGCGGCCTCGACTTTACCGCCGGCGGCTCGCTCATGTGGTGGTTCAACCGCGATGTCGGCGCCTACGTGAACGGGGCCTGGACGATGGGCGAGGTCGTGAACAGCACCGCCATCACCGCCGGCTTGCGCGTGAACTGGTGA
- a CDS encoding LysR family transcriptional regulator yields MHIDNLRIFADLVETKSFSKAAKINNITQSAVSQQARAMERNFKTLLIDRSQKQFQLTREGQRIYETAKEILHQYDKLLSELQEMKKVISGTIRISTIYSIGLHELPPYIKRFLHAYPSVNVRVEYRRSNLVYEDILHNSVDFGLVAFPVKTRQIEMIPFREDRLVLITHPSHPLASKTELELEDLSGQKFIGFDPDIPTRKAVDQIFRDGKLEIEPVMEFDNIETVKRAVEIDHGVSIVPQATVAQEFAQGTLAVIPFKGKEFARPLAILHRKGRVLTPAMKKFVETLSTVAEGK; encoded by the coding sequence ATGCATATCGACAATCTCAGGATTTTCGCAGATCTCGTAGAAACCAAGAGCTTCTCCAAAGCTGCAAAGATCAATAATATAACGCAATCGGCAGTGAGCCAGCAGGCCCGCGCGATGGAGCGGAATTTCAAGACTTTGTTGATTGATCGGAGCCAGAAGCAGTTCCAGCTCACGCGCGAGGGACAGCGCATTTACGAGACCGCGAAAGAAATTTTACATCAATACGACAAATTGCTGAGCGAGTTGCAGGAGATGAAAAAGGTCATTAGCGGCACGATTCGCATCTCGACGATTTATTCGATCGGCCTGCACGAGCTGCCGCCCTACATCAAGCGTTTCCTGCACGCGTATCCGTCGGTCAACGTGCGCGTGGAATACCGGCGCTCGAATCTGGTTTACGAGGACATTTTGCACAACTCGGTGGATTTCGGGCTGGTGGCGTTTCCGGTAAAAACGCGGCAGATCGAGATGATTCCGTTTCGCGAGGACCGGCTGGTGCTGATCACGCACCCGAGCCATCCGCTGGCGTCGAAGACGGAGCTGGAGCTGGAGGATTTGTCGGGGCAAAAGTTCATCGGCTTCGACCCCGACATCCCGACGCGCAAGGCGGTGGACCAGATATTCCGCGACGGCAAGCTGGAGATCGAGCCGGTGATGGAGTTTGACAACATCGAGACGGTGAAGCGCGCGGTGGAGATCGACCACGGCGTGTCGATCGTGCCGCAGGCGACGGTGGCGCAGGAATTCGCGCAAGGCACGCTGGCGGTGATCCCTTTCAAGGGCAAGGAGTTCGCCCGCCCGCTCGCCATCCTGCACCGCAAGGGCCGCGTGCTCACGCCCGCGATGAAGAAGTTCGTGGAAACGCTCTCGACCGTGGCGGAAGGAAAGTGA
- the kdsB gene encoding 3-deoxy-manno-octulosonate cytidylyltransferase, which produces MKTAIIVPCRLASTRFPRKLLHPIKGKPLLLWVAERIAGEAPDLPLFFAVDDPLLAAPLKAAHFETILTSTSHQSGTDRIAEANRRVGAGHVINVQADEPLVTGGQLRQLDALLDGPVAMATLATPFRTAADFANPNQVKAVLRNDGRALYFSRSPMPYPRDLGGRPDDAAVAASPCLRHLGLYAYKADLLERFARLPVGRLEQIERLEQLRVLENGYDIAVGVTHDPTIGVDTPEDAEKFEAVLG; this is translated from the coding sequence ATGAAGACCGCCATCATCGTTCCCTGCCGCCTCGCATCGACCCGTTTCCCGCGCAAATTGCTTCATCCCATCAAGGGGAAACCGCTCCTGCTCTGGGTGGCCGAGCGCATCGCCGGCGAGGCCCCGGACCTGCCGCTCTTTTTCGCCGTGGACGACCCGCTGCTCGCCGCGCCGCTGAAGGCCGCCCATTTTGAGACCATTTTGACGAGCACCAGCCACCAGAGCGGCACCGACCGCATCGCCGAGGCCAACCGCCGCGTGGGCGCCGGCCACGTCATCAACGTGCAGGCCGACGAGCCGCTCGTGACCGGCGGCCAGCTCCGCCAGCTCGACGCCCTGCTCGACGGCCCCGTGGCGATGGCCACGCTCGCCACGCCCTTCCGCACGGCGGCGGATTTTGCCAACCCGAACCAGGTGAAGGCGGTCCTGCGCAACGACGGCCGCGCGCTGTATTTCTCGCGTTCGCCCATGCCCTACCCCCGCGACCTCGGCGGCCGGCCCGACGACGCGGCGGTCGCGGCCAGCCCCTGCCTGCGCCATCTCGGCCTCTACGCCTACAAGGCGGACCTGCTGGAGCGCTTCGCCCGGCTGCCCGTGGGCCGGCTGGAACAGATCGAGCGGCTGGAGCAGCTCCGTGTATTGGAAAACGGATACGACATCGCCGTCGGCGTCACCCACGACCCCACCATCGGCGTGGACACCCCCGAGGACGCGGAAAAATTCGAGGCCGTGCTGGGCTGA
- a CDS encoding TatD family hydrolase encodes MALIDTHTHLESFFRNNTLDGALARAREAGVEAMITIGTASDDWGLYRRLASEHRGFVYHTVGLHPCSVGENWADEAAGIEAFFARGTEPLPVALGECGLDRFHLPKDDEAQAERIFAWQRAAFAAQLEIARKLAVPLVVHSRGAFAECVAMIDASGADWSRVVFHCFVEGPAEIRELARRGGRGSFTGVLTYKSAGLVRDAAREQGLERFMVETDAPYLTPMPHRGKPNEPAYVRHTAEFAAEVFGVGLDKLAQISTENARSFFGLR; translated from the coding sequence ATGGCCCTCATCGATACGCACACGCACTTGGAATCGTTTTTCCGCAACAACACGCTCGACGGCGCGCTGGCCCGGGCGCGCGAGGCGGGCGTGGAGGCGATGATCACCATCGGCACCGCGAGCGACGACTGGGGGCTCTACCGGCGGCTCGCGAGCGAGCACCGCGGCTTCGTTTACCACACGGTCGGACTGCACCCATGCTCGGTCGGCGAAAACTGGGCCGACGAAGCGGCGGGCATCGAGGCGTTTTTCGCGCGGGGCACGGAACCGCTTCCGGTCGCGCTCGGCGAATGCGGGCTCGACCGGTTTCACCTGCCGAAAGACGACGAGGCGCAGGCGGAGCGGATTTTCGCCTGGCAGCGCGCGGCCTTCGCCGCGCAACTGGAAATCGCGCGCAAGCTCGCCGTGCCGCTGGTCGTGCATTCGCGCGGCGCGTTTGCGGAATGCGTGGCGATGATCGACGCGAGCGGCGCGGACTGGTCGCGCGTGGTGTTCCATTGCTTCGTGGAAGGCCCCGCCGAGATACGCGAACTCGCGCGGCGCGGCGGACGCGGCTCCTTCACCGGCGTGCTGACCTACAAGAGCGCCGGCCTCGTGCGCGACGCCGCGCGCGAGCAGGGATTGGAACGTTTCATGGTGGAAACCGATGCGCCTTACCTGACGCCGATGCCGCATCGCGGAAAGCCGAACGAACCGGCGTATGTCCGCCACACCGCCGAGTTCGCGGCGGAGGTGTTCGGCGTCGGGCTCGACAAGCTCGCGCAAATCAGCACGGAAAACGCGCGGTCGTTTTTTGGATTGCGGTAA
- a CDS encoding YggS family pyridoxal phosphate-dependent enzyme — MISFLEFSSRVESLRSQIAEACRRAGRDPAGVELLAVTKTHPPAAIDYAARLGLRAIGENRVQEGIAKRPLVAPESAALRWELIGHLQSNKARAAVECFDRVQSVDSEKLLRHLDRAAAETGKTLAILLQINAGHDPAKFGAEPEDAPRLLDAALALPNLRVDGLMTIAPLSGDPAVAERTFANLREIRDRLAASRGVELRELSMGMTGDFEAAIAAGSTLIRVGTALYGERQ, encoded by the coding sequence ATGATATCTTTTCTCGAATTCAGCTCCCGGGTGGAATCCCTGCGCAGCCAGATCGCCGAAGCCTGCCGCCGCGCCGGCCGCGATCCCGCCGGGGTGGAGTTGCTGGCCGTGACCAAGACTCATCCGCCCGCCGCCATCGACTACGCGGCTCGCCTCGGCCTGCGCGCCATCGGGGAAAACCGCGTGCAGGAGGGCATCGCGAAACGGCCGCTCGTCGCCCCCGAATCGGCGGCGCTCCGCTGGGAGCTGATCGGCCACCTGCAATCCAACAAGGCCCGCGCCGCCGTCGAATGCTTCGACCGCGTGCAAAGCGTGGACAGCGAAAAACTCCTGCGCCACCTCGACCGCGCCGCCGCCGAAACGGGAAAAACGCTCGCGATTCTGCTCCAGATCAACGCCGGCCACGATCCGGCGAAATTCGGCGCGGAGCCGGAGGACGCCCCCCGCCTGCTCGACGCCGCGCTCGCATTGCCGAACCTGCGCGTGGACGGGCTGATGACCATCGCGCCGCTCTCCGGCGACCCCGCGGTGGCAGAGCGGACGTTTGCCAATCTGCGCGAAATCCGCGACCGCCTCGCCGCCAGCCGGGGCGTGGAGCTGCGTGAGTTGTCGATGGGCATGACCGGCGACTTCGAGGCGGCCATCGCGGCGGGCAGCACCCTCATCCGGGTGGGCACCGCGCTTTACGGGGAGCGGCAATAG
- a CDS encoding glycosyltransferase, which produces MNILVLQDHLRNGGTERQSILLARAFAEAGHPTTLLTFRPGGALDFSPAPPRLRRAALQPFDTRLDWFAPGLRRAARRLAPDIVLCMGRMANCRAATLQRALPRATVITTMRTGKELPRAYIRSLHASRHTIANSREAARILADRHALPSEKITVIHNAIVFPPGGTGCLPAKVEAASCRLDGEAAGSKGTGILPLGSGGTGDSPVDGAPRRNIPARASSSSTPGFDTNAPASRPLILLCVAMFRPEKNHRALIELAARLPRPASPAALAADTPAIGDAPGPAPDWQLWLAGDGPERAPCEALAVRLDLAGRVRFLGFQSDPTQLYQAADIAILASTRESLPNFLVEAHAHGLPSVACAVGGVAECGGLAVPPGDADAFLAALLPLIRDPARRARESARVAAHAREHFFPAVQTAAYLRLFERLLERRAAP; this is translated from the coding sequence ATGAACATCCTCGTCCTCCAAGACCACCTCCGCAACGGCGGCACCGAGCGCCAGTCCATCCTCCTCGCCCGCGCCTTTGCCGAGGCCGGCCACCCCACCACGCTCCTCACCTTCCGTCCCGGCGGCGCGCTCGATTTTTCCCCTGCCCCGCCCCGTCTTCGCCGCGCCGCGCTCCAGCCCTTCGACACGCGCCTCGACTGGTTCGCGCCCGGCCTCCGCCGCGCCGCACGCCGCCTCGCGCCCGACATCGTCCTCTGCATGGGCCGCATGGCCAACTGCCGCGCCGCCACGCTCCAGCGCGCCCTGCCCCGCGCCACCGTCATCACCACCATGCGCACCGGCAAGGAACTGCCGCGCGCCTATATTCGCTCGCTCCACGCCTCGCGCCACACCATCGCCAACAGCCGCGAAGCCGCCCGCATCCTCGCCGACCGCCACGCGCTCCCCTCCGAAAAAATCACTGTCATCCACAACGCCATCGTCTTTCCGCCCGGTGGCACGGGCTGCCTGCCTGCAAAAGTGGAAGCGGCATCCTGCCGCTTGGACGGCGAAGCCGCCGGGTCGAAAGGCACGGGCATCCTGCCCCTGGGCTCGGGTGGCACGGGCGACTCGCCCGTGGACGGCGCTCCGCGCCGCAATATTCCCGCCCGCGCGTCTTCATCTTCCACTCCCGGCTTCGACACCAACGCCCCCGCTTCCCGTCCCCTCATCCTGCTCTGCGTGGCGATGTTTCGCCCCGAGAAAAACCACCGCGCGCTCATCGAACTCGCCGCCCGTCTCCCGCGTCCAGCGTCACCCGCTGCGTTGGCAGCCGACACCCCGGCAATCGGCGATGCTCCCGGCCCCGCCCCCGACTGGCAGCTCTGGCTCGCCGGCGACGGTCCCGAACGCGCCCCCTGCGAGGCGCTCGCCGTCCGCCTCGACCTCGCCGGCCGCGTGCGCTTCCTCGGTTTCCAGTCCGATCCGACGCAACTCTACCAAGCCGCCGACATCGCGATCCTCGCCTCGACCCGCGAATCCCTCCCCAACTTCCTCGTCGAGGCCCATGCGCACGGTCTCCCCTCCGTAGCCTGCGCCGTCGGCGGCGTGGCCGAGTGCGGCGGCCTCGCCGTTCCGCCCGGCGACGCGGACGCCTTTCTCGCCGCGCTCCTCCCGCTCATACGCGATCCCGCCCGCCGCGCCCGCGAGTCCGCCCGTGTCGCCGCCCACGCCCGCGAGCATTTCTTCCCCGCCGTCCAGACCGCCGCCTACCTCCGGCTTTTCGAGCGACTTTTGGAACGCCGCGCCGCGCCGTGA
- a CDS encoding HPr family phosphocarrier protein, with product MDKNDTPAAGTQIVKELIVQNKMGIHARPAAMIVRITNRFKADVLVEKDEEQVNGKSIMGLMMLAAGKGSKVKFLANGADAEQMLAEIEQLFARKFDEA from the coding sequence ATGGACAAAAACGACACGCCCGCCGCCGGAACCCAGATCGTCAAGGAACTCATCGTGCAGAACAAGATGGGCATCCATGCGCGTCCCGCCGCCATGATCGTGCGTATCACAAACCGTTTCAAGGCCGACGTGCTGGTCGAGAAGGACGAGGAGCAGGTGAACGGGAAAAGCATCATGGGCCTGATGATGCTCGCCGCGGGCAAGGGCTCGAAGGTGAAATTCCTCGCGAACGGCGCCGATGCCGAACAGATGCTCGCCGAGATCGAGCAGCTTTTTGCCCGCAAGTTTGACGAGGCGTAA